From the genome of Amycolatopsis sp. NBC_01488, one region includes:
- a CDS encoding sialidase family protein, giving the protein MSLGETSAKRRIFATLTALVLPLAVVLAPAAHAAGGGPPLPGESAHSKHKIAEAHHDVPNPLLKEQFADEEEQDGDDPALSALCQTYLGKPNPYRPLAPNNDVIDGDTIVPTGSQTGCSTAQNETTIAVNPENPRNIVAGSNDYRLYNTRESRNDSGGFAYTSFDGGRTWANVQLLHLDFPTGAAAPLSYMDAAGDPAIAFGPHNTVYYATLVFSRAAVPDTQQLASGIAVSVSHDGGRSFGDPAILHLDGVTPAGTPTPTNIFNDKEWIAADPVTGTVYVTWTQFTYDAGGNFVESPIVLSKSGDFGRTWSPMRRVSPTLTGFHGGITPFGSGSNPVVTRDGTLQIAYETSVCATAACDQPADHDAVVVATSRDGGRTFRHAEVGLDFDFPVNEDVANNALTGENFRVNSFPQLTYDRVTDHLWVTWADDRNGTYRDGVSVKTNGDAFLSGSDGRHGWSKPAKIGTGADEVFPAVAARAGRVAVTFYTRAYDAQGIGLDYAYATGWGDATGPIRRITTQTSNPQVQFVSTGAVTGKELQGVFIGDYTAAAVGADFRLYPCWTDFRGNPGRTLPNQDVVTQSLSMFP; this is encoded by the coding sequence ATGTCCTTGGGCGAAACGTCCGCCAAACGAAGAATCTTCGCCACGCTCACCGCGCTCGTGCTGCCGCTCGCCGTCGTGCTCGCGCCCGCCGCGCACGCCGCCGGCGGCGGACCGCCGCTGCCCGGCGAATCCGCGCACAGCAAGCACAAGATCGCCGAGGCGCACCACGACGTGCCGAACCCGCTGCTCAAGGAGCAGTTCGCCGACGAGGAAGAGCAGGACGGCGACGATCCCGCGCTGTCCGCGCTCTGCCAGACCTACCTCGGCAAGCCGAACCCGTACCGGCCGCTCGCGCCGAACAACGACGTCATCGACGGCGACACCATCGTGCCGACCGGCAGCCAGACCGGGTGCAGCACCGCCCAGAACGAGACGACCATCGCCGTCAACCCGGAGAACCCGCGCAACATCGTCGCGGGCTCGAACGACTACCGGCTCTACAACACCCGAGAGTCCCGCAACGACTCCGGCGGCTTCGCCTACACGTCGTTCGACGGCGGCCGGACCTGGGCGAACGTCCAGCTGCTGCACCTGGACTTCCCGACCGGGGCGGCCGCGCCACTGTCCTACATGGACGCTGCGGGTGACCCGGCCATCGCGTTCGGACCGCACAACACCGTCTACTACGCGACGCTCGTGTTCAGCCGGGCGGCGGTCCCGGACACCCAGCAGCTCGCCAGCGGCATCGCCGTGTCGGTGTCCCACGACGGCGGCCGCAGCTTCGGCGACCCGGCGATCCTGCACCTCGACGGCGTCACGCCGGCCGGCACACCGACGCCCACGAACATCTTCAACGACAAGGAGTGGATCGCCGCCGACCCGGTGACGGGCACGGTCTACGTCACCTGGACGCAGTTCACCTACGACGCCGGCGGGAACTTCGTCGAGTCGCCGATCGTGCTGTCGAAGTCGGGCGACTTCGGACGGACGTGGTCGCCGATGCGCCGGGTTTCGCCTACGCTGACCGGTTTCCACGGCGGGATCACGCCGTTCGGCAGCGGCTCGAACCCGGTCGTCACCCGCGACGGGACGCTGCAGATCGCCTACGAGACGTCGGTGTGCGCCACGGCCGCCTGCGACCAGCCCGCCGACCACGACGCCGTCGTCGTGGCGACCTCGCGCGACGGCGGCCGGACGTTCCGGCACGCCGAGGTCGGCCTCGACTTCGACTTCCCGGTGAACGAAGACGTCGCCAACAACGCGCTGACCGGGGAGAACTTCCGGGTCAACAGCTTCCCGCAGCTGACCTACGACCGCGTCACCGACCACCTGTGGGTCACCTGGGCCGACGACCGCAACGGCACCTACCGCGACGGCGTGTCGGTCAAGACGAACGGCGACGCGTTCCTCAGCGGCTCCGACGGCCGGCACGGCTGGTCGAAGCCGGCGAAGATCGGCACGGGCGCCGACGAGGTGTTCCCGGCCGTCGCGGCCCGGGCCGGGCGCGTCGCGGTCACCTTCTACACCCGCGCCTACGACGCGCAGGGCATCGGGCTCGACTACGCGTACGCCACCGGCTGGGGCGACGCGACCGGTCCGATCCGGCGCATCACGACGCAGACGTCGAACCCGCAGGTGCAGTTCGTTTCGACCGGCGCGGTGACCGGCAAGGAACTGCAGGGCGTGTTCATCGGCGACTACACGGCGGCGGCGGTCGGCGCCGACTTCCGGCTGTACCCGTGCTGGACCGACTTCCGCGGCAACCCGGGCAGGACCCTGCCGAACCAGGACGTCGTGACCCAGAGCCTCTCGATGTTCCCGTAG
- a CDS encoding bifunctional 3'-5' exonuclease/DNA polymerase: MQVIAGREEDGSFTVHTPSSTANGLDEVGFAALARELETSVRPRWVFPSVELVYPVLVAAGLRIGRCYDLALAEGLLLAYEGADGQSRSLRAAWARANGEEPPPDSAAVELAQPTLFETRAPTLPEGVTVVTAVRRVLAEQDRRVAAAEHPDRLRLLLAAESASALAAVEMSADGLPWRADLHEELLVSRLGPRVRAGERPKVLVELAAKISEAFGGRPVNPDSPPSVVKALARAGIEVPAARKYLLKGIDHPAVAPLLEYKELARLFAANGWAWLDEWVSDGRFRPHYVVGGVVSGRWASRGGGALQIPKVLRTCVRADPGWKLVVADAAQLEPRVLTALSGDRRLADVAAATDLYARLGEALFSGARWVPAADDDRDDRARAKIAMLSAMYGGTSGEAGPLLALLRQRFPDAVSYVEHAAQAGERGERVRSRLGRTSPAPSAAWRALTGGLASDEAAELKARRASRGWGRFTRNFVVQASAADMTAVLLATLRRRLPDPAHLVFFQHDEVIVHTPAALAPEVTTAITDSVTEAARLLFGPACPVRFPLHIAPVDTYADAK, translated from the coding sequence GTGCAGGTGATCGCCGGGCGGGAGGAGGATGGGAGCTTCACCGTGCACACGCCGTCGTCGACGGCGAACGGCCTGGACGAGGTGGGTTTCGCGGCGCTGGCCCGGGAGCTGGAGACGTCGGTGCGGCCGCGTTGGGTGTTCCCCTCGGTGGAGCTGGTGTACCCGGTGCTCGTGGCCGCCGGGCTGCGGATCGGACGCTGCTACGACCTCGCGCTCGCCGAGGGGTTGCTGCTGGCGTACGAGGGTGCCGACGGGCAGTCGCGGAGCCTGCGCGCGGCCTGGGCCAGGGCGAACGGCGAGGAACCACCCCCGGATTCCGCGGCCGTCGAGCTGGCGCAGCCGACGTTGTTCGAGACGAGGGCGCCGACGCTGCCCGAGGGCGTGACGGTCGTCACGGCGGTCCGGCGCGTGCTCGCGGAGCAGGACCGGCGGGTCGCCGCGGCCGAGCACCCGGACCGGCTGCGGCTGCTGCTCGCCGCGGAGTCGGCGAGCGCGCTGGCCGCGGTCGAGATGTCCGCCGACGGCCTGCCGTGGCGCGCCGACCTGCACGAAGAGCTGCTGGTTTCCCGGCTCGGCCCGCGGGTGCGCGCCGGTGAGCGGCCGAAGGTGCTGGTGGAGCTGGCCGCGAAGATCAGCGAGGCGTTCGGCGGGCGGCCGGTCAACCCGGATTCGCCGCCGAGCGTGGTCAAGGCGCTCGCCCGGGCCGGGATCGAGGTGCCGGCGGCGCGGAAGTACCTGCTGAAGGGGATCGATCATCCCGCCGTCGCGCCGTTGCTGGAGTACAAGGAGCTGGCCCGGCTGTTCGCCGCGAACGGCTGGGCGTGGCTCGACGAGTGGGTCTCCGACGGCCGGTTCCGCCCGCACTACGTCGTCGGCGGAGTGGTGTCCGGGCGCTGGGCCAGCCGCGGCGGCGGCGCGCTGCAGATCCCGAAGGTGCTGCGCACGTGCGTCCGCGCCGACCCGGGCTGGAAGCTGGTCGTGGCCGACGCGGCCCAGCTGGAACCGCGGGTGCTGACAGCGCTGTCGGGCGACCGTCGGCTGGCCGACGTCGCGGCGGCGACGGACCTGTACGCCCGCCTGGGCGAGGCGCTGTTCTCCGGCGCCCGCTGGGTCCCGGCCGCCGACGACGACCGCGACGACCGGGCCCGCGCGAAGATCGCGATGCTCTCGGCGATGTACGGCGGCACGTCCGGCGAGGCGGGGCCGCTGCTTGCCCTGCTGCGCCAGCGGTTCCCGGACGCGGTGTCCTATGTGGAGCACGCCGCCCAGGCGGGCGAACGCGGCGAGCGCGTCCGGTCGCGGCTGGGCCGGACTTCCCCGGCACCGTCGGCCGCTTGGCGCGCGCTGACCGGCGGCCTGGCTTCGGACGAAGCCGCGGAGCTGAAAGCCCGGCGCGCGTCCCGGGGCTGGGGCCGGTTCACGCGCAACTTCGTCGTCCAGGCGAGCGCGGCCGACATGACGGCGGTGCTGCTGGCCACGCTGCGCCGTCGCCTCCCCGACCCGGCGCACCTGGTGTTCTTCCAGCATGACGAGGTCATCGTCCACACCCCGGCCGCACTGGCCCCGGAAGTGACGACGGCGATCACGGACTCGGTGACCGAGGCGGCTCGCCTGCTGTTCGGCCCGGCGTGCCCGGTCCGTTTCCCCCTGCACATCGCCCCGGTCGACACCTACGCCGACGCGAAGTGA
- a CDS encoding acyl-CoA synthetase, producing MSLVELATQVADKVAETARSVDVMRRAGLVPFPRLDEGVRSLVALRRFGPFAGANHISARRDPTAVGIVDELGPLTYKQLDDQSNALARAWSQRGIKPGQVVAALCRDHRGLVITMAASGKLGVRLLLMNTGFAKPQLADVAKREGVTALVYDQEFTGLLDAIPDGVERYLAWVDPDSDLTDRDVPVLSEIIASTDDRPWPAPAKPGGFVLLTSGTTGTPKGAPRPHTSALASAQFLDRIPLRSNEATYMGAPLFHGTGLSQFILSFALGSKVVMRRKFTPEEALRGVAEHRCTALVLVPTMLQRIVDLPKDVREKYDTSALRIIFVAGSALSPDLGNRANEAFGPVVHNLYGSTEVAVATVATPEDWAKAPGTVGRAPVGCKVALYDEKGTKITQPNVTGRVFVGSGLSFGGYTDGRHKEIIDGLLSSGDVGHFDDDGLLFIDGRDDEMIVSGGENVFPIEVENLLVEREDVVEAAVIGVEDPEFGQRLKAFVVRTEDSKLDVEGVRDYVKANLARYKVPRDVEFLDELPRNATGKVLRTKLS from the coding sequence ATGAGCCTGGTCGAGCTCGCCACGCAGGTGGCGGACAAGGTGGCGGAGACGGCGCGCAGCGTGGACGTGATGCGGCGGGCGGGTCTCGTCCCCTTCCCCCGGCTCGACGAGGGGGTCCGGTCGCTCGTCGCGCTGCGCAGGTTCGGTCCGTTCGCCGGCGCGAACCACATCTCGGCGCGCCGCGACCCGACCGCCGTCGGCATCGTCGACGAGCTCGGCCCGCTGACCTACAAGCAGCTCGACGACCAGTCGAACGCACTGGCCAGGGCGTGGTCACAGCGCGGGATCAAGCCCGGCCAGGTCGTCGCCGCGCTGTGTCGCGACCACCGCGGCCTGGTCATCACGATGGCCGCGTCGGGCAAGCTCGGCGTCCGCCTGCTGCTCATGAACACCGGCTTCGCGAAGCCGCAGCTCGCCGACGTCGCGAAGCGCGAGGGCGTCACCGCGCTGGTGTACGACCAGGAGTTCACCGGCCTGCTCGACGCGATCCCGGACGGCGTCGAGCGCTACCTGGCCTGGGTCGACCCGGACAGCGACCTCACCGACCGCGACGTGCCGGTGCTGTCGGAGATCATCGCCAGCACCGACGACCGGCCGTGGCCCGCACCGGCCAAGCCGGGCGGGTTCGTGCTGCTGACCAGCGGCACCACCGGCACGCCGAAGGGCGCGCCGCGGCCGCACACCTCGGCACTCGCGTCCGCGCAGTTCCTCGACCGGATCCCGTTGCGGTCCAACGAAGCCACCTACATGGGTGCGCCGCTGTTCCACGGCACCGGGCTCTCGCAGTTCATCCTGTCCTTCGCGCTCGGTTCGAAGGTCGTGATGCGCCGCAAGTTCACGCCGGAGGAGGCGCTGCGCGGCGTCGCCGAGCACCGGTGCACCGCGCTCGTGCTGGTGCCGACCATGCTGCAGCGCATCGTCGACCTGCCGAAGGACGTCCGGGAGAAGTACGACACGTCGGCGCTGCGGATCATCTTCGTCGCCGGCTCGGCCCTGTCGCCGGACCTCGGCAACCGCGCGAACGAGGCGTTCGGCCCGGTCGTGCACAACCTCTACGGCTCCACCGAGGTCGCGGTGGCGACGGTCGCGACGCCGGAGGACTGGGCGAAGGCCCCGGGCACGGTCGGCCGCGCGCCGGTCGGCTGCAAGGTGGCGCTGTACGACGAAAAAGGCACGAAGATCACGCAGCCGAACGTCACCGGCCGGGTGTTCGTCGGCAGCGGCCTCAGCTTCGGCGGCTACACCGACGGCCGCCACAAGGAGATCATCGACGGCCTGCTCTCCAGCGGCGACGTCGGCCACTTCGACGACGACGGCCTGCTCTTCATCGACGGCCGCGACGACGAGATGATCGTCTCCGGCGGTGAGAACGTCTTCCCGATCGAGGTGGAGAACCTCCTGGTCGAACGTGAGGACGTGGTCGAGGCGGCGGTGATCGGGGTCGAGGACCCGGAGTTCGGCCAGCGGCTCAAGGCGTTCGTCGTGCGCACCGAGGATTCGAAGCTCGACGTCGAGGGCGTCCGCGACTACGTCAAGGCGAACCTGGCGCGCTACAAGGTGCCCCGCGACGTCGAGTTCCTGGACGAGCTGCCGCGCAACGCGACCGGGAAGGTGCTCCGGACCAAGTTGTCATGA
- a CDS encoding nuclear transport factor 2 family protein, translating to METFEELLTRWRDAEARGDTRAWEPLLAPDFRGDGPSGRVLDRDAWPGRAPAGAFRWTTLRVTPSVGVATGHRDGAGCTVVAARRGGRWQIVNVQRGASPAVVTGGS from the coding sequence GTGGAGACGTTCGAAGAGCTGCTGACCCGCTGGCGGGACGCGGAGGCCCGCGGCGACACCCGCGCGTGGGAGCCGCTGCTGGCCCCCGACTTCCGCGGCGACGGCCCCTCCGGGCGCGTGCTCGACCGCGACGCCTGGCCGGGGCGGGCCCCGGCGGGCGCGTTCCGCTGGACGACCCTGCGGGTGACGCCGTCGGTCGGCGTCGCGACCGGGCACCGCGACGGCGCGGGCTGCACGGTGGTGGCGGCCCGCCGCGGCGGACGCTGGCAGATCGTCAACGTCCAGCGCGGAGCGTCCCCGGCCGTCGTGACCGGCGGCTCATGA
- a CDS encoding helix-turn-helix transcriptional regulator: MTETNLLPAGTVTILCAGDAPPAAFATPEEALAALTGSPAALHTGDALIRDDGTPAGPAVRRCEQLRELADGRTLVSAATAMALDGVTLHDLGVHRLPDLTAPERIFQLGGTPAPLRSLDAVPNNLPVQLTGFVGRETEVREVRGRLAGGRLVTLAGPGGSGKTRLAAQVAAAAAGRWPDGVWWVELDAVTGRAEVAELVATTLGVPVEPHAGAARSIATELRDRRVLLCLDNCEQALDGAADLAVELLRACPEVALLTTSREPVGVPGETVLRVPPLAVEEAVALFVERAGAVRPLFTLDTSSAAAVRSVCARLDGIPLAVELAAAWLGTLAPHQIDAGLDDRFALLTRGPRGVPARQRTLAASIAWSHDQLDDEDRAVFRRLAVFAGGFTLDAAGGPAVLPALGRLVDKSLVLAENGRYRMLETLREYAAAKLAEAGEADAARDRHLDHFLALAEAAEPDLDRDKDAWRARMEPERDNLRAALEWGLAKEDPTRGRRLAAAVAWLWNLRGRGHEGLAYLKRAVARCPDERSPLQARLLTGMGLVADTTAPFDSEAARLGLEIATELGETGLRARCLSLSALGHLYTDFDAAWDLALEAEKAAGTDGFARDSALMLRGIVLHARDRHDEADPLLAEAAEGLLRRGDRGLASTVLSARSASALAAADLPRARELAERAVEIAAPLGDFHRVNTTLCRLAMVHCLAGDVDAGFRVMEPFLRLLETAGDVFVPGMAGVLGELHRRRGAWEEAARWFEREAVPGTYMASQGLAERGAVLRALGRAEEAAEVLATAVELTRRWVLPSALADALDQQGYLAGPEQAAELHHEALTLRVDHGLRRGVLDSLDALTTLLARTGREADAARVLVSATRARSDLGFPRRPAEQEELDALGLATGDAPMSLDDVLAFVRRTRGARGRPSSGWGSLTPTELAVVKLAAEGCTNPEIGARLFMSRGTVKTHLAHVYAKLGIANRTELATVAAPHLG, from the coding sequence ATGACCGAGACGAACCTCCTCCCCGCGGGCACGGTCACCATCCTGTGCGCCGGCGACGCGCCCCCGGCCGCCTTCGCGACGCCCGAGGAAGCCCTCGCGGCGCTGACCGGCAGCCCCGCTGCCCTCCACACCGGCGACGCGCTGATCCGCGACGACGGCACCCCGGCCGGCCCCGCCGTCCGGCGCTGCGAACAGCTGCGTGAGCTGGCCGACGGCCGGACGCTCGTCTCGGCCGCGACCGCGATGGCCCTCGACGGCGTCACCCTGCACGACCTCGGCGTCCACCGGCTGCCGGACCTCACCGCGCCGGAGCGGATCTTCCAGCTCGGCGGGACGCCCGCGCCGCTGCGGTCGCTCGACGCCGTCCCGAACAACCTCCCCGTGCAGCTGACCGGGTTCGTCGGCCGCGAGACCGAGGTCCGCGAAGTCCGGGGACGGCTGGCCGGTGGCCGGCTCGTCACGCTCGCCGGGCCGGGCGGCAGCGGCAAGACGCGGCTGGCCGCTCAGGTGGCGGCCGCGGCCGCCGGACGGTGGCCGGACGGCGTGTGGTGGGTCGAGCTGGACGCCGTCACCGGCCGCGCCGAGGTCGCCGAACTGGTCGCCACGACGCTCGGCGTGCCGGTGGAGCCGCACGCGGGCGCGGCCCGCTCGATTGCGACGGAGCTGCGGGACCGCCGGGTCCTGCTCTGCCTCGACAACTGCGAACAGGCCCTCGACGGCGCCGCGGACCTCGCCGTCGAGCTGCTCCGGGCGTGCCCCGAGGTCGCGCTGCTGACGACCAGCCGGGAGCCCGTCGGCGTGCCGGGGGAGACGGTCTTGCGGGTGCCGCCGCTGGCCGTCGAGGAGGCCGTCGCGCTGTTCGTCGAACGGGCCGGCGCGGTGCGGCCACTGTTCACTTTGGACACTTCGAGCGCGGCCGCCGTCCGGTCGGTCTGCGCCCGGCTCGACGGCATCCCGCTGGCCGTCGAGCTCGCCGCCGCGTGGCTCGGAACCCTTGCCCCGCACCAGATCGACGCCGGTCTCGACGACCGGTTCGCGCTGCTCACCCGCGGCCCGCGCGGGGTGCCGGCGCGGCAGCGGACCCTGGCCGCGTCGATCGCGTGGAGCCACGACCAGCTCGACGACGAAGACCGCGCCGTGTTCCGCCGGCTGGCCGTCTTCGCCGGCGGGTTCACGCTCGACGCGGCGGGCGGCCCGGCCGTGCTGCCCGCACTGGGCCGGCTGGTCGACAAGTCCCTGGTACTGGCCGAAAACGGCCGCTACCGGATGCTGGAGACGTTGCGCGAGTACGCGGCGGCGAAGCTGGCCGAGGCGGGGGAGGCCGACGCCGCCCGCGACCGCCACCTCGACCACTTCCTCGCACTCGCCGAGGCCGCCGAACCCGACCTCGACCGGGACAAGGACGCCTGGCGCGCGCGGATGGAACCCGAGCGTGACAACCTGCGTGCGGCCCTGGAATGGGGGCTGGCCAAGGAAGATCCGACGCGCGGACGGCGGCTCGCCGCGGCCGTCGCGTGGCTGTGGAACCTGCGGGGCCGCGGCCACGAGGGCCTGGCGTACCTGAAGCGCGCGGTCGCCCGCTGCCCGGACGAGCGTTCGCCGCTGCAGGCCCGGCTGCTCACCGGGATGGGCCTGGTCGCGGACACGACCGCGCCGTTCGACTCCGAAGCCGCCCGGCTGGGCCTCGAGATCGCCACCGAACTCGGCGAAACGGGGCTGCGCGCGCGGTGCCTGTCGCTGTCGGCTCTTGGGCACCTCTACACCGACTTCGACGCCGCCTGGGACCTCGCCCTCGAAGCTGAGAAAGCCGCGGGAACGGATGGCTTCGCCCGCGACAGTGCGTTGATGCTGCGCGGGATCGTCCTCCACGCCCGGGACCGGCACGACGAAGCCGACCCCCTGCTTGCCGAAGCGGCCGAAGGGCTGCTTCGCCGGGGCGATCGCGGCCTCGCGTCGACCGTCCTCAGTGCCCGGTCGGCGAGTGCGCTCGCGGCGGCGGACCTGCCGCGGGCGCGCGAACTCGCCGAGCGCGCCGTCGAGATCGCCGCGCCGCTCGGCGACTTCCACCGCGTCAACACCACGCTGTGCCGGCTGGCGATGGTGCACTGCCTGGCCGGCGACGTCGACGCCGGATTCCGCGTGATGGAGCCGTTCCTGCGGCTCCTCGAGACCGCGGGCGACGTCTTCGTGCCGGGCATGGCGGGCGTGCTGGGCGAGCTGCACCGGCGTCGCGGTGCGTGGGAAGAGGCCGCGCGCTGGTTCGAGCGCGAAGCCGTCCCCGGGACGTACATGGCGTCGCAGGGGCTCGCCGAACGCGGTGCCGTGCTGCGTGCGCTGGGCCGGGCCGAGGAGGCCGCGGAGGTGCTCGCCACCGCCGTCGAGCTGACCCGGCGCTGGGTCCTGCCGTCGGCCCTGGCCGACGCCCTCGACCAGCAGGGCTACCTGGCCGGGCCGGAGCAGGCCGCCGAGTTGCACCACGAAGCGCTGACGCTGCGCGTCGACCACGGTCTTCGCCGGGGTGTCCTGGACAGCTTGGACGCGCTGACCACGCTGCTCGCCCGCACCGGCCGCGAGGCCGACGCCGCGCGGGTGCTCGTCTCGGCCACCCGCGCTCGCTCTGACCTGGGCTTTCCGCGACGCCCGGCGGAGCAGGAGGAGCTGGACGCGCTCGGGCTCGCGACCGGCGACGCGCCGATGAGCCTCGACGACGTCCTCGCGTTCGTCCGCCGGACGCGAGGCGCGCGCGGCCGGCCGTCAAGCGGCTGGGGCAGCCTGACGCCGACCGAGCTGGCGGTCGTGAAGCTCGCGGCGGAGGGCTGCACGAACCCGGAGATCGGCGCCCGGCTGTTCATGAGCCGCGGCACGGTGAAGACGCACCTCGCGCACGTCTACGCCAAGCTGGGCATCGCGAACCGCACCGAGCTGGCGACCGTCGCGGCACCGCACCTGGGCTGA
- a CDS encoding SDR family oxidoreductase — translation MTIRKNILITGASSGLGEGMARQFAARGRNLALCARRTDRLEKLAAELTAAHPGIKVVTRKLDVTDHDSVFAVFEEFRAELGSLDRVIVNAGLGKGQPVGKGRFDANRQTLEVNFVAAAAQIEAAAGIFRAQGAGHLAVVSSFSAIRGLPGNLTAYAASKAGISAFVDGTRLELKRKGIAVTDIRPGYIESEMNDRIGRNPLLAKAESGARALAKAVEAERARAYVPAWPWVPLSLAMRVVPASVLRRFA, via the coding sequence ATGACGATCCGGAAGAACATCCTGATCACCGGCGCGAGCAGCGGGTTGGGCGAAGGCATGGCCCGCCAGTTCGCCGCGAGAGGACGCAACCTCGCACTCTGCGCGCGGCGCACCGACCGGCTCGAAAAGCTGGCCGCCGAGCTGACCGCGGCGCACCCCGGGATCAAGGTCGTCACGCGCAAGCTCGACGTCACCGACCACGACAGCGTCTTCGCGGTCTTCGAGGAGTTCCGCGCCGAGCTGGGGTCCCTCGACCGGGTGATCGTGAACGCCGGGCTCGGCAAGGGGCAGCCGGTCGGCAAGGGCCGCTTCGACGCCAACCGGCAGACCCTCGAGGTCAACTTCGTCGCGGCCGCCGCCCAGATCGAGGCCGCCGCCGGGATCTTCCGCGCGCAGGGCGCCGGGCACCTCGCCGTCGTCTCGTCGTTCAGCGCGATCCGCGGCCTGCCGGGCAACTTGACCGCGTACGCCGCTTCGAAGGCCGGGATCTCGGCGTTCGTCGACGGCACGCGGCTGGAACTGAAGCGCAAGGGCATCGCGGTCACCGACATCCGGCCGGGGTACATCGAGTCCGAGATGAACGACCGGATCGGCCGGAACCCGTTGCTGGCCAAGGCCGAGAGCGGCGCGCGGGCGCTGGCCAAGGCGGTCGAGGCCGAGCGGGCGCGGGCCTACGTCCCGGCGTGGCCGTGGGTGCCGTTGAGCCTCGCGATGCGCGTGGTGCCGGCCTCGGTGCTGCGGAGGTTCGCGTGA
- a CDS encoding phosphotransferase family protein, protein MTTIEVREEDAFDAAAVHAWLAERVEGLGDEPPSVRQFPGGASNLTYLLTYPGRELILRRPPAGHKAASAHDMRREYRVQHALKPVFPYVPRMLAFGDDPAVLGGDFYVMEKLDGLILRGDLPAGMTLTPEQTRELSGKVVDRLVDLHAVDVEKAGLADLGKGAGYVERQIRGWSDRYAAARTDNVGDFAEVRSWLASNQPGEVKICLIHNDYRLDNLVLDGPSTLNIVGVLDWEMATLGDPLMELGSMLAYWVEAGDDDVMQASRRQPTHLPGTFTREEFVTRYAEKTGLPIGDWRFYEVYGLFRLAAVLQQLYRRYHDGATRNPAFKDFWQFVGYLDWRCREIIAKGRV, encoded by the coding sequence GTGACGACCATCGAGGTGCGCGAGGAAGACGCCTTCGACGCGGCCGCGGTGCACGCCTGGCTGGCCGAGCGGGTCGAGGGCCTCGGCGACGAGCCGCCGAGCGTCCGGCAGTTCCCCGGCGGCGCGTCCAACCTGACCTACCTGCTGACCTACCCCGGCCGCGAGCTGATCCTGCGCCGCCCGCCGGCCGGCCACAAGGCGGCGTCGGCGCACGACATGCGGCGCGAGTACCGCGTGCAGCACGCGCTGAAGCCGGTGTTCCCGTACGTGCCGCGGATGCTGGCGTTCGGCGACGACCCGGCCGTGCTCGGCGGCGACTTCTACGTCATGGAGAAGCTCGACGGCCTGATCCTGCGCGGCGACCTGCCGGCGGGCATGACGCTGACGCCCGAGCAGACGCGCGAGCTGTCCGGCAAGGTCGTCGACCGGCTCGTGGACCTGCACGCCGTCGACGTCGAGAAGGCCGGGCTGGCCGACCTCGGCAAGGGCGCGGGGTACGTCGAGCGGCAGATCCGCGGCTGGTCGGACCGGTACGCCGCGGCGCGCACGGACAACGTCGGCGACTTCGCCGAGGTCCGCTCGTGGCTGGCTTCGAATCAGCCCGGCGAGGTCAAGATCTGCCTGATCCACAACGACTACCGGCTCGACAACCTGGTCCTCGACGGGCCGTCGACGCTGAACATCGTCGGCGTCCTCGACTGGGAGATGGCCACGCTCGGCGACCCGCTGATGGAGCTGGGCAGCATGCTCGCCTACTGGGTCGAGGCCGGGGACGACGACGTCATGCAGGCGAGCCGCCGTCAGCCGACGCACCTGCCGGGGACGTTCACGCGCGAGGAATTCGTCACGCGGTACGCGGAAAAGACGGGCCTGCCGATCGGCGACTGGCGGTTCTACGAGGTCTACGGTCTGTTCCGGCTCGCCGCGGTGCTGCAGCAGCTGTACCGGCGCTACCACGACGGCGCCACCCGCAACCCGGCGTTCAAGGACTTCTGGCAGTTCGTCGGGTACCTCGACTGGCGCTGCCGCGAGATCATCGCGAAGGGACGGGTCTGA
- a CDS encoding histidine phosphatase family protein, translating to MGAIYLVRHGQASFGAEDYDALSPRGFEQSTVVGAELLRREVSFSQVRSGTLARQRDTAATALKVLGAVVPVVEDPRWNEYDHVDIALHHAGGAPQEDSRAYQGVLDAALTAWTSAGAAGPCAETWPAFLARCRGALEDLVASLGKGEHAVVFTSGGVIATLCGLLMGTPEAGLLKLNRVTVNGGITKLVSGRGGVTMLSFNEHPHFEADAASLLTYR from the coding sequence GTGGGCGCGATCTACCTGGTCCGGCACGGGCAGGCGTCGTTCGGCGCCGAGGACTACGACGCGCTGTCGCCGCGCGGCTTCGAACAGTCCACTGTGGTCGGTGCGGAACTGCTGCGGCGCGAGGTCTCGTTCAGCCAGGTCCGGTCGGGAACGCTGGCGCGGCAGCGGGACACCGCGGCGACGGCGCTGAAGGTGCTCGGCGCGGTCGTCCCGGTCGTCGAGGACCCGCGCTGGAACGAGTACGACCATGTCGACATCGCGCTGCACCACGCCGGGGGTGCGCCGCAGGAGGATTCCCGCGCGTACCAAGGGGTTCTCGACGCGGCCCTGACGGCGTGGACTTCGGCGGGCGCCGCCGGGCCGTGCGCCGAGACGTGGCCCGCGTTCCTCGCGCGCTGTCGCGGGGCGCTCGAAGACCTGGTGGCGTCGCTGGGCAAGGGCGAGCACGCGGTCGTGTTCACCTCCGGCGGCGTGATCGCCACGCTCTGCGGCCTGCTCATGGGCACGCCCGAAGCCGGGCTGCTCAAGCTCAACCGCGTCACGGTCAACGGCGGCATCACGAAGCTGGTGTCCGGCCGCGGCGGCGTCACGATGCTGTCCTTCAACGAGCACCCGCACTTCGAGGCCGACGCGGCTTCGCTGCTCACCTACCGGTAG